From Companilactobacillus heilongjiangensis, one genomic window encodes:
- a CDS encoding SLAP domain-containing protein encodes MKKSTSLLLSGVLVSGMVLGTIVTPATVHASDDAAAVTQADKDVTNSVTYYDRAGVQLPIPPTKVTGTVGAPITTVPDGYTLIDGEKPVFTDSSTGSVGVEITPMISVKVNFVDQNNGLVKTETINGGDGNAYTFSTLPAGCSWPKDANKTITLEAGKEYNVPVDRQVSNTVIFKTSDATEAGRTQVFGDKVGDKVTLTADQIPAGYTVISNDLTLQSDGNTQMITVTKNVEGITPFTATVRVGKSATTLYTVDGKAITSRLLGANSDWKTANKLVLNGKAYYQVATTEWVPADKVTVVSQTNENTDTNSTAEKADRKTVTTKNVDYTPLYDGNGKQVSNRGLGKSSAWATDQMQTINNVKYYRVATNEWLKASDIA; translated from the coding sequence TTGAAAAAGAGTACATCATTACTATTAAGTGGAGTTTTGGTTTCAGGTATGGTACTTGGAACAATTGTTACGCCCGCAACAGTTCACGCATCAGACGATGCAGCTGCCGTTACACAAGCTGATAAAGATGTTACAAATTCAGTGACTTATTATGATAGAGCAGGGGTTCAGCTGCCAATACCCCCAACTAAAGTAACTGGTACTGTGGGAGCTCCTATTACAACGGTTCCAGATGGCTATACTTTAATTGATGGTGAAAAACCAGTTTTTACAGATAGTAGTACAGGTAGTGTTGGCGTTGAAATTACACCAATGATTTCTGTCAAAGTTAACTTTGTTGACCAAAACAATGGCCTAGTTAAGACAGAAACAATTAACGGTGGCGATGGTAATGCCTACACATTTTCAACATTACCTGCCGGTTGCTCATGGCCAAAGGATGCCAATAAGACAATTACTTTGGAAGCAGGCAAGGAATATAACGTTCCTGTTGACAGACAAGTTTCAAATACAGTGATTTTCAAAACTTCTGACGCAACTGAAGCCGGAAGAACTCAAGTATTCGGTGATAAAGTCGGTGACAAAGTAACTTTGACTGCTGATCAAATCCCTGCAGGTTACACAGTTATCAGTAATGACCTAACACTTCAAAGTGATGGCAATACACAAATGATTACCGTTACTAAGAATGTTGAAGGTATCACACCATTTACCGCTACAGTAAGAGTTGGAAAGTCCGCTACAACGTTGTATACCGTTGATGGCAAGGCTATTACGAGTCGTTTATTGGGGGCAAACAGTGATTGGAAGACAGCCAACAAACTAGTTCTTAATGGCAAAGCTTATTATCAAGTCGCTACAACAGAATGGGTTCCAGCTGATAAAGTAACTGTAGTTTCACAAACAAACGAAAATACTGATACTAATTCAACTGCTGAAAAAGCTGACAGAAAGACTGTTACAACTAAGAATGTTGACTACACACCACTTTATGATGGCAATGGTAAACAAGTAAGTAACCGTGGTTTGGGTAAGAGCTCAGCCTGGGCTACTGATCAAATGCAAACAATCAATAATGTTAAATATTATCGTGTCGCAACAAATGAATGGCTAAAAGCTTCAGATATTGCCTAA
- a CDS encoding metal-sulfur cluster assembly factor: protein MVEKKDQVKEALEKVIDPELGIDIVNLGLIYDVEVENDQRAVITMTLTTMGCPLSDMLHDSIKNAAESVEGIKSCEIQLVWYPVWNIGKMSRYARVALGIPEGFGV, encoded by the coding sequence ATGGTAGAAAAGAAAGATCAAGTTAAGGAAGCGTTGGAAAAAGTCATTGATCCCGAGCTTGGTATCGACATTGTTAATTTGGGATTGATTTATGATGTAGAAGTTGAAAATGACCAACGAGCCGTTATAACGATGACATTAACGACAATGGGCTGCCCTTTGAGCGATATGTTGCATGATTCAATCAAAAATGCGGCTGAATCAGTTGAGGGAATTAAATCCTGTGAGATTCAGCTAGTCTGGTACCCCGTTTGGAATATAGGCAAGATGAGCCGTTATGCACGTGTGGCATTGGGAATTCCAGAGGGATTTGGCGTTTAA